In one Antennarius striatus isolate MH-2024 chromosome 1, ASM4005453v1, whole genome shotgun sequence genomic region, the following are encoded:
- the usp8 gene encoding ubiquitin carboxyl-terminal hydrolase 8, with product MPAVSTGVKELYLSTSLGDLNKKAEIKPDKTSTRSYVQSACKIFKAAEECRLDKDEEKAYVLYMKYLTVYDIIKKRPEFKQQLDYYMNMLGPNSFKKAIEEAEKLSKSLKLRYEEVEVRKKLEEKERQEEKKKREEVTEKDGRSSPNSSVANKKDSKKVKGEQNELKNSTSKAAGTAGGITAEKLFNMIKDQTIAIIVMDARCQKDFEESHIQVPSQTCICVPEEAIRPGITVNQIETQLPETSKDQWRRRGFVDYVVLLDWFSSVTDLKLGTTLQSLKDALFKWDSITILRSEPLVLEGGYENWLLFYPMYTTNAKVRPPRQNIVSSLPQLNFSYPSLEEPKPLTPAHPEPEVTLEPKEPSTAVLVNGLVPAEPPTSETSVVANKLPDTVDSSVKGFTNSGPDSSKKSISVGTSSQSPTGVKVTPQFDRTKKPSVQVSDGPKPSLNGSVTDSALNGPVVPDRSVKPALIPSSSLSKEERSHIHSEAVAVMEKARQEQEKRNQWRRAEEEKQEREQKEKEFKERQEREEQDRRKKEEEEKGHQEKKKLERQKAEEAEDNEENEKRGKEQSSDTPSKSMSLDSPAPNHIVNETKREPLARARSEEMGRSVPGLPDGWMKFLDTVTGTYRYYHSPTNRVHLYPPEVTIPQTPPSTPPTVKQKKTQPEPDANQERDREQSKLKRSYSSPDISQDLREEAQKKAVAPTAAAIIPTINRDNKPAPAKVYSKVEIARPSAAKIRNLNPTFGGLGASLTGLRNLGNTCYMNSILQCLCNTPAMAEYFNKNYYMDDINRYNILGHKGEVAEEFGVIMKALWAGLYKCISPRDFKITIGKINEQFSGYDQQDSQELLLFLMDGLHEDLNKADNRKRYKEEENDHLDDQTAADLAWSKHKLLNESIIVALFQGQFKSTVQCLTCHRKSRTFETFMYLSLPLASTSKCSLQECLRLFSKEEKLTDNNKVFCRHCKAHRDSTKKLEIWKVPPILLVHLKRFSYEGRWKQKLQTYVDFSIDCLDLSQYVIGPRQNLRKYSLFGLSNHYGGLDGGHYTAYCKNALKQRWYKFDDHEVSEISLSSVKSSAAYILFYSTL from the exons ATGCCTGCAGTGTCCACTGGGGTCAAAGAGTTATATCTTTCCACATCTCTGGGTGATCTGAACAAAAAGGCTGAGATTAAACCAGACAAAACAAGCACCAGAAG CTATGTACAGAGTGCTTGCAAAATCTTCAAGGCGGCAGAGGAATGCCGCCTGGATAAAGATGAGGAGAAAGCTTATGTCCTGTACATGAAGTACTTAACagtttatgacatcatcaagaaACGACCAGAATTCAAGCAACAACTG GACTATTACATGAACATGCTTGGGCCAAACAGCTTTAAAAAAGCCATTGAAGAGGCCGAGAAGCTCTCTAAAAGCCTTAAACTCAG GTATGAGGAAGTTGAGGTCCGAAAAAAActtgaggagaaagaaagacaagaagagaagaaaaagagggaggaAGTGACAGAGAAAGATGGTCGTAGctctccaaactcatcagtagCAAACAAGAAGGACAGCAAAAAG GTTAAAGGAGAACAGAATGAACTTAAGAATTCAACCTCAAAAG CTGCAGGGACAGCTGGTGGCATCACTGCTGAGAAGCTTTTCAACATGATTAAGGACCAGACAATTGCAATAATAGTCATGGATGCCCGTTGCCAAAAGGACTTTGAGGAGTCTCACATTCAGGTCCCGTCCCAGACCTGCATCTGCGTGCCTGAGGAAGCCATAAGGCCAGG AATCACTGTGAATCAGATTGAAACACAGCTGCCAGAAACATCCAAAGACCAGTGGCGACGGCGGGGATTTGTGGATTACGTAGTCTTGCTGGACTGGTTCAGTTCTGTCACTGACCTTAAACTGGGCACCACATTGCAAAGCCTCAAAGATGCCCTCTTTAAG TGGGACAGCATCACCATCCTGCGTAGTGAGCCGCTAGTGCTGGAAGGAGGCTACGAGAACTGGTTGTTGTTCTACCCCATGTACACCACCAATGCTAAAGTCCGGCCCCCGAGACAGAATATCGTCAGCTCCCTCCCTCAGT TGAATTTTAGCTACCCATCCCTCGAGGAACCAAAGCCTTTGACTCCAGCTCATCCAGAACCCGAGGTCACACTAGAGCCCAAGGAACCCTCCACTGCTGTGTTGGTGAATGGACTTGTACCAGCAGAACCCCCCACGTCTGAAACCTCCGTGGTTGCTAATAAATTGCCAGACACTGTTGATTCCTCCGTCAAAGGCTTCACAAATTCTGGGCCAGACTCGAGTAAAAAGAGCATCTCGGTTGGAACATCCAGCCAGTCGCCTACAGGAGTCAAAGTCACTCCTCAG TTCGATCGGACCAAGAAACCTTCTGTGCAGGTATCTGACGGGCCCAAGCCCAGCCTGAATGGCTCTGTCACGGACTCCGCCTTGAACGGCCCAGTTGTCCCTGACCGCTCAGTCAAACCGGCCTTAATACCCAGCAGTTCTCTCTCTAAAGAAGAGCGGAGTCATATACACTCTGAGGCAGTGGCAGTGATGGAGAAGGCGAGACAAGAGCAGGAGAAACGCAATCAGTGGCGTCGcgcagaggaggagaaacaggagagggagcagaaggagaaggagtTTAAAGAAAGGCAAGAAAGGGAGGAACAGGAtcggaggaagaaggaggaagaggagaaggggcaccaggagaaaaagaaacttgAACGGCAGAaggcagaagaagcagaagataATGAGGAGAATGAAAAGAGGGGAAAGGAGCAGAGCTCTGACACCCCCTCTAAGAGTATGTCATTGGACTCGCCTGCTCCCAACCACATAGTTAATGAAACGAAG AGGGAGCCCCTGGCCAGAGCGAGGAGTGAGGAGATGGGTAGGAGTGTGCCAGGCCttccagatggatggatgaag TTCCTTGACACAGTGACTGGGACCTATCGATACTACCATTCCCCAACCAACCGGGTGCACCTGTACCCTCCTGAGGTCACCATTCCACAGACCCCGCCCTCCACGCCCCCTacagttaaacagaaaaaaacccaacctgaGCCGGACGCCAACCAGGAACGAGATCGAGAGCAGTCCAAACTGAAACGCTCCTACTCATCCCCCGATATCAGCCAGGACCTGAGGGAGGAGGCCCAGAAGAAGGCCGTCGCCCCGACCGCTGCTGCCATCATCCCCACCATCAACAGAGACAACAA ACCCGCCCCTGCTAAGGTCTATTCCAAAGTGGAGATCGCACGGCCCTCCGCCGCCAAAATCCGCAACCTGAATCCTACATTTGGAGGTTTAGGTGCATCCCTGACTGGCCTTCGTAACCTAGGCAACACGTGCTACATGAACTCCATTTTGCAGTGTCTGTGTAACACCCCAGCCATGGCAGAGTACTTCAACAAAAACTACTACATGGACGACATCAACCG GTACAACATCCTTGGTCATAAAGGGGAGGTGGCAGAGGAGTTTGGTGTGATCATGAAAGCCCTTTGGGCCGGTTTGTACAAGTGCATCAGCCCACGGGACTTTAAGATCACCATAGGAAAGATCAATGAGCAGTTCTCTGGTTATGACCAGCAAGACTcccaggagctgctgctgttcctCATGGATGGGCTGCATGAGGACCTGAACAAG GCGGACAACAGGAAGCGATACAAAGAAGAGGAGAACGACCATCTGGATGATCAGACGGCAGCAGACCTGGCCTGGAGCAAACACAAGCTGCTGAATGAGTCCATCATTGTCGCACTGTTTCAGGGGCAGTTCAAGTCTACCGTGCAGTGTCTGACCTGCCATCGCAAGTCACGGACTTTTGAGACCTTTATGTACCTGTCGCTGCCTCTGGCCTCCACCAGCAAGTGCTCCCTGCAG GAGTGTCTGAGACTTTTCTCCAAGGAGGAGAAGCTGACTGACAACAACAAGGTGTTCTGCAGACACTGCAAGGCCCACAGAGATTCCACCAAGAAACTGGAGATCTGGAAGGTTCCACCCATCCTCCTGGTGCACCTAAAACG ATTCTCCTATGAAGGTCGATGGAAGCAGAAGCTGCAGACTTACGTAGACTTCTCCATAGACTGTCTGGACCTGAGTCAGTACGTCATCGGGCCCAGACAGAACCTGAGAAAGTACAGCCTGTTTGGGCTCTCT AACCACTATGGAGGCCTGGACGGTGGCCATTACACAGCCTACTGTAAGAATGCCCTCAAGCAGCGCTGGTATAAGTTCGATGACCACGAGGTGTCTGAAATATCCCTTTCCTCTGTCAAGTCGTCTGCAGCGTACATCCTGTTTTATTCCACGCTGTGA